In Oncorhynchus tshawytscha isolate Ot180627B linkage group LG23, Otsh_v2.0, whole genome shotgun sequence, the following proteins share a genomic window:
- the LOC112222965 gene encoding lamin-A, with the protein MSTMESPGQKRASRGGTATPLSPTRISRLQEKDDLCNLNDRLAVYIDKVRSLEIENAGLRLRITESETEISREVTGMKVAYETELADARKTLDSVAKERARLQLELGKVKEDYKELKVRNGKKESDLEAALARLRDLEALLNSKDASLSTALGEKRSLDAEVRDLKAQLAKLETGLSDAKKQLQDEMLRRVDAENRLQTLKEELQFQKNIYGEELRESKRRHESRMVEIDSAGTKQDYESKLAEALMELRAQHEEQVRIYKEEIEKTYTSKLENARHSADRNSTLVGAAHEELQQTRVRMEGMSSQLSQLQKQLAAREARVRELEESLSRERDTMRRRLEDKEREMGDMRMRMQQQLDEYQELLDIKLALDMEISAYRKLLEGEEERLRLSPSPPPTRVTVSRTTGSGSAHTHTTRTSGSGHSHSARVVQSTSGSRNSSGTASAKKRRLNDNDSETSSLAGGAVTRTRIAQQASASGRVTVDEVDLEGKYVRLSNKANEDQLLGHWQVKRQVGTSTPIVYKFPPKFNLKAGQTVTIWASGAGGTHNPPSDLVWKTQNSWGSGDLFQTILVSANGEEMAQRKVTRTLFQEDDDDDGNHSACGVDSDYNLRSRTVVCGSCGQPSDKSCATSGVSSGSCSISSGGGLPEGLMSPLFIMGSNSPRQGGPRPENCSIM; encoded by the exons ATGTCCACTATGGAATCTCCAGGTCAGAAACGAGCCAGCCGCGGTGGGACTGCCACCCCACTCTCCCCAACCCGCATCTCTCGCCTGCAGGAGAAGGACGACCTGTGCAACCTCAACGACCGGCTGGCCGTCTACATCGACAAGGTGCGCTCGCTGGAGATAGAGAATGCTGGGCTGCGGCTGCGTATCACAGAGTCCGAGACCGAGATCAGCCGTGAGGTGACGGGCATGAAGGTGGCCTATGAGACGGAGCTTGCCGACGCCCGCAAGACCCTCGACTCGGTGGCCAAGGAGCGCGCCCGACTGCAGCTGGAGCTAGGCAAAGTCAAGGAGGATTACAAGGAGCTCAAAGTCAG AAATGGGAAGAAGGAGTCAGACCTAGAGGCAGCTCTGGCCCGGCTGAGGGATCTAGAGGCTCTGTTGAACTCTAAAGATGCCTCTTTGTCCACTGCCCTGGGGGAGAAACGCTCTCTAGATGCTGAGGTCAGGGACCTAAAGGCCCAGCTAGCCAAG CTGGAGACCGGTCTGAGCGATGCTAAGAAGCAGCTTCAGGATGAGATGCTGAGGAGAGTGGACGCTGAGAACCGCCTGCAGACCCTCAAGGAAGAACTGCAGTTCCAGAAGAACATCTACGGAGAg GAGCTGAGGGAGTCCAAGCGCAGGCACGAGTCTCGCATGGTGGAGATTGACAGTGCAGGAACAAAGCAGGATTATGAGAGTAAGCTGGCTGAGGCCCTGATGGAGCTGAGAGCCCAGCACGAGGAGCAGGTCCGCATCTATAAGGAGGAGATCGAGAAGACCTACACCTCCAAG ctgGAGAACGCCCGTCACTCCGCAGACAGGAACAGTACCCTGGTGGGGGCGGCTCACGAGGAGCTGCAGCAGACCCGCGTGCGGATGGAGGGCATGTCCTCCCAGCTCAGCCAGCTGCAGAAACAG CTGGCGGCGAGGGAGGCCAGGGTGCGTGAGCTGGAGGAGTCTCTGTCCCGGGAGCGGGACACGATGCGCCGGCGCCTggaggacaaggagagggagatgggggacaTGCGCATGCGAATGCAGCAACAGCTGGATGAATACCAGGAGCTGCTGGACATCAAACTGGCCCTGGACATGGAGATCAGCGCCTATCGTAAActgctggagggagaggaggagag ACTGCGTCTGTCTCCCAGCCCTCCCCCAACCCGAGTCACCGTGTCCCGTACCACCGGCTCGGGCTCAGCACACACCCATACCACCCGTACCTCGGGCTCAGGACATAGCCACAGCGCCCGAGTGGTCCAGTCCACCAGCGGCAGCCGCAACTCCTCAGGCACGGCTAGCGCCAAGAAGAGACGGCTCAATGACAACGACAGCGAGACCTCCAGCCTGGCGGGGGGCGCCGTGACGCGTACACGCATTGCCCAGCAGGCCTCCGCTAGCGGCCGCGTCACCGTGGACGAGGTGGACCTGGAGGGGAAGTATGTCCGCCTCAGCAACAAGGCCAACGAG GACCAGCTTCTGGGCCACTGGCAGGTGAAGAGACAGGTGGGCACCAGCACCCCCATCGTCTACAAGTTCCCCCCCAAATTCAACCTCAAGGCAGGACAGACCGTCACA ATTTGGGCTTCAGGAGCAGGCGGCACCCACAACCCCCCCTCAGACCTGGTGTGGAAGACCCAGAACTCATGGGGCAGCGGAGACCTGTTCCAAACCATCTTGGTCAGCGCCAATGGAGAG GAAATGGCACAGAGGAAGGTTACACGCACCCTGTTCCAGgaagatgatgacgatgat GGCAACCACAGTGCGTGCGGTGTGGACAGTGACTACAACCTGCGGAGCCGCACGGTGGTCTGTGGCTCATGTGGCCAGCCGTCTGATAAGAGCTGTGCCACCTCAGGGGTGTCCAGTGGCTCCTGCTCCATCAGCAGTGGAGGAGGTCTGCCTGAGGGCCTGATGTCTCCCCTCTTTATAATGGGTAGCAACTCACCCAGACAG GGAGGTCCCAGACCGGAGAACTGCTCCATCATGTAA
- the LOC112222964 gene encoding platelet endothelial aggregation receptor 1, giving the protein MQSLQTCTVLLVLSVLIGLSWSLNPRDPNVCSLWESFTTSVKESYAHPYDQVTEEPCSEPRTSYRCTRHRITYKTAYRQAVKMDYRRRYQCCPGYYESRDKCVPRCTKECVHGRCVAPDRCQCEGGWRGDDCSSACDDQHWGPGCGQLCKCENGGLCNPVTGTCQCPPGYIGRRCEDPCPPGTFGKGCLQKCQCGTGGSCNKVTGECLCREKFTGTFCEKSCPRSPCPLRCPCQNGGICQGKGICACPPGWTGEVCTERCAEGRFGPNCAHECVCHNRGHCNPETGHCQCAEGFTGNRCSEECRVGSYGRDCKGVCDCANGSRCYNIDGGCLCEPGFSGPQCRERMCRHGTYGLQCERTCRCHDTHTLSCHPLKGECTCQPGWAGLYCNETCARGYYGHGCLEPCLCVNGGVCDSVSGGCHCAPGYTGAHCESPCKSGTYGKDCSLECPCSNSVYCSPIDGTCFCKEGWRGRYCSMPCSKGTWGPGCNATCQCANGALCNPADGSCTCSPGWQGPLCDQPCPMGTFGPGCLKRCDCLNADGCQGASGQCQCLPGWTGARCAQTCPEDTWGRHCNQSCFCQNSATCLPHSGACVCLPGYWGPTCQQMCSAGVYGDQCSITCPSCAHSSSCHHVTGQCVCTPGYTGALCEQACPGGLYGKQCTGVCRCAHNSSCHHQDGSCLCPPGWTGPDCTLQCHHGMFGLNCAQVCSCPPNFYCDPQTGECVCESGPGIDCKKERFVSMMVPVSPGERDSWGAIAGIVVLVMLVVLLLALLLLYRRRQKDKQANTPTVSFSTSRTVNSEYAIPDVPHSYHHYYNPSYHTLTWSRPPLPHVPNNQDRAIKNTNNQLFCDVKNMERERGLFGVESNATLPADWKHHEARKEPGAFSIDRSYSYSASLGKYYNKVTELKDTGVAASSSSLNSENPYATIKDLPGLPFVPPESSYMEMRTAVPNDRSYTEISPPPFSTATLRRERSSLGQVPEQEPHNHYDLPVNSHIPGHYDLPPVRRPPSPVRRRLPQ; this is encoded by the exons ATGCAGTCACTGCAGACCTGTACCGTCCTGCTGGTTCTGAGCGTTCTGATTGGCCTGTCCTGGTCTCTGAACCCCAGGGACCCCAACGTGTGTAGCCTATGGGAGAG CTTCACAACCTCAGTGAAGGAGTCATATGCCCACCCTTATGACCAGGTGACAGAGGAACCTTGCTCTGAGCCACGCACCTCCTACAGATGCACCCGTCACAG GATCACCTATAAGACAGCATACAGACAGGCGGTGAAGATGGACTACCGCCGGAGGTACCAGTGTTGCCCTGGCTACTACGAGAGCAGAGACAAATGTGTCC CCCGCTGTACTAAGGAGTGTGTCCATGGGAGATGTGTTGCTCCAGACCGCTGCCAGTGTGAGGGAGGGTGGCGTGGCGACGACTGCTCCAGTG CCTGCGATGACCAACACTGGGGTCCAGGTTGTGGTCAGCTGTGTAAGTGTGAGAACGGTGGCCTGTGCAATCCTGTGACCGGTACCTGCCAGTGTCCTCCAGGCTACATTGGGCGCCGCTGTGAGGACCCCTGCCCACCAGGCACCTTTGGCAAGGGCTGTCTTCAGAAGTGCCAGTGTGGAACTGGGGGTTCCTGCAATAAAGTGACCGGAGAGTGCCTGTGTCGAGAAAAATTCACTGGGACATT CTGTGAGAAGTCTTGCCCAAGGAGTCCATGCCCACTGCGATGCCCGTGCCAGAATGGGGGAATCTGCCAGGGGAAGGGGATCTGTGCGTGCCCCCCTGGGTGGACG ggTGAGGTGTGTACAGAGCGCTGTGCAGAGGGCAGGTTTGGTCCTAACTGTGCCCACGAGTGTGTGTGTCACAACCGGGGCCACTGCAACCCTGAGACAGGCCATTGCCAGTGTGCTGAAGGCTTCACTGGAAACAG GTGCAGCGAGGAGTGCCGGGTGGGTAGTTACGGGCGGGACTGTAAGGGTGTGTGCGACTGTGCCAACGGGTCTCGCTGCTATAACATAGACGGAGGCTGTCTGTGTGAGCCTGGCTTCAGTGGACCCCAGTGCAGAGAGAGGATGTGTAGGCACGGCACCTACGGCCTTCAATGTGAACGCACCTGTCGCtgccacgacacacacacactcag CTGTCACCCACTGAAAGGCGAGTGCACGTGCCAGCCTGGCTGGGCGGGGCTTTACTGCAACGAGACCTGCGCCCGTGGTTACTATGGCCATGGTTGCCTGGAGCCCTGCCTGTGTGTCAACGGAGGGGTGTGTGACAGTGTGAGCGGGGGCTGCCACTGTGCCCCTGGGTACACG GGTGCTCACTGTGAGAGTCCCTGTAAGAGTGGTACCTATGGGAAGGACTGTTCTCTGGAGTGCCCCTGCTCCAACTCAGTGTACTGCTCTCCCATTGATGGGACCTGCTTCTGCAAAGAGG gctgGCGAGGGCGGTACTGCTCCATGCCCTGTTCTAAGGGTACCTGGGGCCCGGGTTGCAACGCCACGTGCCAGTGTGCCAATGGGGCATTGTGTAACCCAGCAGACGGATCCTGCACTTGCTCTCCAGGCTGGCAGGGGCCCCTGTGCGACCAACCATGTCCC ATGGGCACGTTCGGGCCAGGCTGCCTGAAGAGGTGTGACTGCCTAAACGCAGACGGCTGCCAGGGTGCCAGCGGGCAGTGCCAGTGTCTGCCAGGGTGGACTG GTGCCCGCTGTGCCCAGACATGCCCAGAGGATACATGGGGACGTCACTGTAACCAGAGCTGCTTCTGTCAGAACAGCGCCACCTGTCTGCCACACAGCGGTGCCTGCGTTTGTCTCCCTGGTTACTGGGGACCCACCTGTCAACAAA tgtgcAGTGCAGGTGTGTATGGTGACCAGTGCAGTATAACATGCCCTTCCTGTGCCCACTCCTCCTCCTGCCACCATGTcacaggccagtgtgtgtgtacccCCGGGTACACTGGAGCCCTTTGTGAACAAG CCTGTCCAGGGGGTCTCTATGGTAAGCAATGTACTGGAGTGTGTAGATGTGCCCACAACTCATCGTGCCACCATCAGGATGGGTCCTGCCTCTGCCCCCCAGGATGGACAGGCCCTGACTGTACTCTAC AATGCCACCATGGGATGTTTGGCCTTAACTGTGCCCAAGTCTGCTCCTGCCCACCCAACTTCTACTGCGACCCACAgacaggggagtgtgtgtgtgaatcaggaCCAGGGATCGACTGCAAAAAAG AACGCTTTGTGAGTATGATGGTGCCCGTGTCCCCGGGGGAGAGGGACTCGTGGGGGGCCATCGCAGGCATCGTGGTGCTGGTCATgctggtggtgctgctgctggCCCTGCTACTGCTCTACCGCCGCCGGCAGAAAGACAAGCAAGCCAACACACCAACAGTCTCCTTCTCCACCTCACGCACCGTCAACTCCGAATACGCAATACCAG ATGTTCCTCAcagctaccaccactactacaaccccAGCTATCACACATTGACTTGGAGCAGACCCCCTCTACCACACGTCCCCAACAACCAGGACCGCGCCATCAAG AACACCAATAACCAGCTCTTCTGTGATGTGAagaacatggagagggagagaggcctgtTCGGGGTGGAGAGCAATGCCACTTTGCCTGCAGACTGGAAACACCACGAGGCTCGCAAAGAACCAG GAGCTTTCAGCATTGACCGCAGTTATAGCTACAGTGCCAGCCTTGGGAAATATTACAACAAAG TGACAGAACTAAAGGACACTGGGGTTGCAGCTAGCAGCAGTTCTCTGAACAGTGAGAACCCCTACGCCACCATTAAAGACCTGCCCGGCCTTCCCTTCGTCCCTCCTGAGAGCAGCTACATGGAGATGAGGACGGCCGTGCCCAATGACAGGTCCTACACCGAGATCAGCCCTCCACCATTCAGCACAGCAACATTACGCAGAG AGCGCAGTTCCCTTGGGCAGGTcccagagcaggagccccataATCACTATGACCTACCTGTGAACAGCCACATCCCAGGACACTATGACCTGCCACCTGTCCGACGCCCACCCTCTCCCGTACGCAGGAGACTGCCCCAATGA